Genomic DNA from Thermopolyspora flexuosa:
CCGGGGTGCTGCTCGGCCTCGCGGTGGCGACCAAGTTCTACCCGCTCGTGCTGTTCGGGGCGCTGCTCGTGCTCACCATGCGCACCCGGCTGTGGCGGCCGTTCCTGACCGCGCTCGGCGGCGCGGCCGGGGCCTGGCTGCTCGTCAACCTGCCGATCGCGCTGCTCGCCTTCGACGGCTGGAAGCGGTTCTACGTGTTCAGCGAGGAACGGCCCGCCGACTGGGGGTCGCTGTGGTACTTCTTCCAGAACAAGAACTGGCCGATCCTCGGTGACCCGGAGCTGCTCGACACGCTCGGCGTGGTCTCCCTCGCGCTGCTGTGCACGGGGATCGCGGTGCTCGGGCTCGCCGCGCCCCGGCGGCCCCGGCTGGCGCAGCTGTGTTTCCTCGTGCTCGGCGCGTTCCTGCTCACCAACAAGGTGTGGTCGCCGCAGTTCGTGCTGTGGCTGGTGCCGCTCGCGGTGCTCGCCCGGCCGAACCGGGGGCCGCTGGTGCTGTGGCAGCTCGCCGAGATCTGGTACTTCCTGGCGATCTGGCTCTACCTCGTCGCGCTCTCCCCGGAGCAGGAGGCCCTCGGCATCAGCGCCGACACGTACTTCACCGCGGTGTGGGCCCGCGCGCTCGCCGTCGCGTTCCTCATGGCGCTCGTGGTGCGGGACATCCTGCACCCCGAGCGGGACCTGGTACGGCAGGGCGGCGTGGACGATCCGTGGGGCGGGGTGTTCGACCGGGCCGAGGACCGGTTCGTGCTCGACCTGGCGTCCGGCCGGGCGGTGTACCCGGCGGCGCGCTGGTGAGCCGGAGGCGGACCGCGGGTGGGGCTCGGCGACCGGCGGCGGGCGATGCGGTGGCGAAGGGTCGGGTGGCCGTATGTGGATCGGTTGCGCGAGCCGGACTGGGAGGCGCTGCTGCTCTGGCTGGCGACCCGGCTCGGCGTCATCGTGCTCGGCACGGTGGGCGCGGCGATGCTCTTCCAGGACCAGCGGCTTCCGCCGTTCCTCGACCGGCTGCGACGGTGGGACGCCGAGCACCTCATCGAGATCGCGCGGTTCGGGTACGGCGGTGACCCGGCGCAGCCGCCGGACGCCGGCCTGCCCGCGTTCTTCCCGGGCCAGCCGCTCGCGCTCCGGGCGGTGCACGTGATCGTGCCGGACTGGGTGCTCGCCGGGGTGCTCATCTCGCTCGTCGCCGGGGGCGTGGCGATGGTCGCGCTGTCCCGCCTCGGCGAGCTGGCCGGGCCGCCCGGCACCGGGCGGTGGGCGGTGCTCGCGCTGTTGCTCTGCCCGACCTCGGTGTTCCTGTTCGCCGGGTACAGCGAGGCGCTGTTCCTCGCGTTCGCGATCCCGGCCTGGCTCGCGGCCCGGCAGGACCGGTGGCGGCTCGCCTGCCTGCTCGCGGCCGGGGCCTCGTGCGTGCGCATCACCGGGCTGTTCCTCGGCTGCGCGCTGATCGTCGAGTACGTGGCCGCCGGGCGGCGGCGGGCGGCGCAGGCGGCGGTGGCCGCCACCGCCGGTGCGCGGCGGCCGCTGCGCGTGGGGTCGGCGCCGGGCGGGGCGACAGCCGTACCGGTGGGGGAGGGCGAGCCGGGGGCGGCCGGGGAGCCGAGGGCCGCCGCGGGGGCCTGGTGGCGGCGGGCCGGGGGCGGGCCCGGCTGGCTGGTGGTGCCGTTCGTGCCGCTCGTGCTCTACTCGGCCTACCAGTACCTGCGGACCGGGGACCTGCTCGCCTGGAAGCACGCCCAGGAGGCGGGGTGGGGCCGGACGCTGGTGTGGCCGTGGGAGTCGTTCCTCACCACCTGGGAGCAGGCCACCGCGGACGGGCGGTTCGCCTGGGCGTTCCGGATGGAGATCGCCGGGGCCGTGGTGGGCGTGGCGGTCCTCGTCTGGCTGCTCGTGCTGCGGCGGTGGAGCGACGTCGTGTACGTCGGGCTGCAGCTCGCCGCGCTGCTCTGCTCGGCGTACTACCTGTCGATCCCGCGGTCGATGCTGCTGTGGTGGCCGGTGTGGATCGCGGTCGGCCAGGTGGCGGCGCGGCGCCCATGGGTCATGGCGGTGTACGGCGCGGTCGCCGCGCCGCTCATGGTGCTGAACACGCTGGCCTTCCTGCAGGGCGCCTGGGCGGGATGAGGTGCCCGGATCCGCGGGATCCGCGCGATCGTCCACGGCCGGTGCGTAACAATCCAGAGAAGTTATCCACAGACTGTGGATCTTCGGGTGTGTAATTCCACAGGGACCCGTATCGCCCGGGCGCGCCCGTGGGCTAGCCCAGACGCTCGCGGAGGAACGCGATGTCCGCGGCCTGGCCGGGGCCGGGCGTCTCCACCACGATCGGCGCCCCCGCGGCCCGGCACACCGCGACGATCAGCTCGGGGTCGATCGTGCCCTTCCCCAGGTTCGCGTGCCGGTCGGCGCCGGAGCCGAACGCGTCGCGCGAGTCGTTGCAGTGGATCAGGTCGATCCGGCCGGTGATCGCCTTCACCCGGTCGACCACGTCGGCCAGGTCCTCGCCGCCCGCGTGCGCGTGGCAGGTGTCGAGGCAGAAGCCCACGTCGAAGCCGTCGAGCGCGTCCCACAGGCGGGCGATGCGGTCGAGCTTCCGCGCCATCGCGTTGCCGCCGCCCGCGGTGTTCTCGATGAGCACCGGGATCGGGCACTCCATGCGCTCGAACACCTTGCGCCAGTTGTCGAACCCGACCTGCGGGTCGTCGTCCTTGCCGACGTGCCCGCCGTGCACCACGAGGCCCTTCGCGCCCAGCGCGGCGGCGGCCTCGAGGTGCGCCGCGAGCAGCTTGCGGCTGGGGATGCGGATGCGGTTGTTCGCCGTCGCCACGTTGATCACATAGGGCGCGTGGATGTAGACGTCGACGTCGGACGCCCGGATCGCGTCGGCCGTGGCCGGGAGCACCGGCCCCTTCCAGCCCTGCGGGTCGCCGAGGAAGAACTGCACGACCTCGGCCCCGCGCTCGGCCGCCTGCCCCAGCGGGTCGTCCTGATCGACATGAGCCCCAATGCGCACCATGCCCCCAACCTAGCCCTCCGGGCCGCCCCGCGCCCACCCGGCGCGGCGCACGTCCCGGCGGGTCCGCCGCCGGTCCCGGCCGGCCGCCCCGGCCCGCCGTACCGTCCGGTGGGCCGGGGCGCGGTGGGTCACGGGAAGAAGCCGCCGTGGTAGATGCCGAGCGCCGCGCCGACGAACGAGCCGACGAGGCCGATCACGTTGAGGCTGCGCTCGGTCGTGGTCACCGAGATGTACTGGGCGTACAGGCCGGTCGGGAAGCCGAGCACGCCCGCCCACGAGGCGATGACGTGCAGGTCGACGATGGGCCCGGTGACCAGGGCGAGCACGCCGAGCACGAACGCGGTGACCGACAGCGCGTTCTCGATCGGGTGGCGCCGGTCGTCGGTGTTGAAGTGGACCCGGAACCTGCGGCGCGGCCGGTCGGTGGTGCGAGCCACGGAGGTCACCCTCTTTCCTGATCCCCGCGTTCCCTGTGGTCTGCGCGGACCGCCGTCCGCGTTCCCCGCGACTTCCCGGGGATGCGGCCGGGAAACCCGCGCGGACCGGCATCGCCTGCGGAAACTGGTACGCTGAACCGGCTGCGTCCGGCGTGCTCGTGGCACGCCCGCGGCGCCGCCCGAGAGCGGGCGGGCCGCGTCAGTGCAGCGTCCTCCTGTCACGGCACCGTGTCGTGGCCGCGAAAGTCCAAAGGAGGTTTGGAGTCCATGCGTCGCTACGAAGTGATGGTCATCCTGGACCCGTCCCTCGACGAGCGCACGGTCGCGCCGTCGCTCGACCAGTTCCTCGGCGTCGTCCGCGAGGACGGCGGCCAGGTCGAGAAGGTCGAGGTGTGGGGCCGGCGGCGGCTCGCCTACGACATCAAGAAGAAGTCGGAGGGCATCTACGCCGTCATCGACCTGAACTGCTCGCCCGCCGCGGTGAAGGAGCTGGACCGTCAGCTCAACCTGAACGAGGGCGTGCTGCGCACCAAGGTCATCCGTCCCGACGTGCACTGAGACGTGCACCGAGCGCACTGAGCCACGGGGGCGACGCCCGGGCCGCGGCGTCGGACCCGGTGTGGTCGGACCCGGTGCATCGGACACGGCGGCACGCACGAGTACGGATCGCCCGGAACGGGTGGCCGGAAACCGTGGGAACGCCGTCCGATCCCCGGCGAGCGGCGGAAACCGTCCGACTTTGTCGGCCGCTGGCCGTACCCTGTGCCCTGACCGAGCAAGCAGTGCAGGAAGGCGCCACTCATGGCAGGCGACACCATGATCACCATCGTCGGCAACCTCGTCGACGACCCCGAGCTGCGCTTCACCCCCACGGGGCAGGCGGTGGCCCGGTTCCGCATCGCGTCCACTCCGCGGTACATGGACCGCCAGACGGGCGAGTGGAAGGACGGCGAGGCGCTGTTCCTCACCTGCAACATCTGGCGTCAGGCGGCGGAGAACGTCGCGGAGAGCCTGACGCGCGGCATGCGGGTGATCGTCTACGGTCGGCTCAGGCAGCGTTCGTACGAGACCAAGGAGGGCGAGCGCCGCACCGTCTACGAGGTCGAGGTCGACGAGGTCGGCCCGTCGCTGCGCAACGCCACCGCGAAGGTCAACAAGACCACGCGGCAGGGCGGCGGCTTCGGCGGGGGGCCGGTCGACGACCCGTGGGCGACCGCCACGCCCGCCCCGCCCGGCTCCTACGGGCCGCAGGGCGGTGGCGGCGGCTTCGGCGGTGACCTGAGCGACGAGCCGCCCTTCTAGGCCCGGCACCACCCCGACAACCGAGTCCGCGCCCCACCGGGGCGCACGTCCGACCAGCAACCGAGCGACCATTCCCGCCCTGGTGCGGGGCTCTCACGAAGGAGCACCATGATGGCGAAGCCGGCACTGCGCAAGCCGAAGAAGAAGGTTTGCCTGTTCTGCCACGAAAAGATCGCCTACGTCGACTACAAGGACACGACGCTGCTGCGGAAGTTCATCTCCGACCGCGGCAAGATCCGTGCCCGCCGGGTGACCGGTAACTGCACCCAGCACCAGCGCGACGTGGCGACGGCGATCAAGAACGCGCGCGAGATGGCCCTGCTGCCGTACACGAGCACGGCTCGCTGACAGGAGGTCTCTGGGATATGAAGCTCATTCTCACCAACGAGGTCTCCGGCCTCGGCGCGCCCGGCGACGTGGTTGAGGTCAAGGACGGCTACGGCCGGAACTACCTGCTGCCGCGCGGCTACGCGATCCGCTGGACCCGCGGCGCCGAGTCCCAGATCGCCTCCATCCGCAAGGCCCGCGAGGCGCGGGCCATCCGCGACCTCGGCGCCGCCCAGGAGGTCGCCGAGCAGCTCGGCCGGCTGCAGGTCAAGCTGGCGATGCGGGCCGGCGAGGGCGGCCGGCTGTTCGGCTCGGTGACCACCAAGGACATCGTCGAGGCCGTGAAGGCCGCGGGCGGCCCCGAGCTCGACCGCCGCCGCATCGAGATCGGCAACCCGATCAAGAGCCTGGGCCGGCACACCGTCTCGGTCCGCCTCCACCCGGAGGTCTCCGCGAACATCGAGATCGAGGTCGTCGCCGCCTGACGTGCTCGGTCGTCCGGCCGGGGCCACCGGTCCCGGCCGAGCCTCTCAGACAAGGCTCTGCACCGCCGCGCCCCCTTCCCGCCCGGGGAGGGGGCGCCGCGCGTTTCCGGGTGCGGATCAGCGGCGGTGCCGGCCGCGACCGGGACGGCGCGGCGGGGGAGGGCCGGAGCGCCCGCCGCCCGGCGGGGTGCCGGGCCCGTGGCCGGAACCGGGTCCGTACCCGGATCCGGGGCCGGGTCCGTACCCGGGGTCGGGGCCATAGCCGGGACCGGGGCCATGGCCAGGGTCGGAACCGAGGCCGTAGCCGGGGCCACGCGGGGACCGCCGCCAGGGCTCGGGCCGCGGCCGGGGCTCGGGCGGCGGCTCGTGGTAGGCGCCCGGGGCGAGCATGCTGTGCCGCCTGCCGTACGCGAGGTAGATGAGCAGGCCGGCCGCCATCCACACGGCGAAGGCGAGCCAGGTGAACACCTGGAGGT
This window encodes:
- the rpsF gene encoding 30S ribosomal protein S6, with protein sequence MRRYEVMVILDPSLDERTVAPSLDQFLGVVREDGGQVEKVEVWGRRRLAYDIKKKSEGIYAVIDLNCSPAAVKELDRQLNLNEGVLRTKVIRPDVH
- a CDS encoding mannosyltransferase family protein, producing the protein MDRLREPDWEALLLWLATRLGVIVLGTVGAAMLFQDQRLPPFLDRLRRWDAEHLIEIARFGYGGDPAQPPDAGLPAFFPGQPLALRAVHVIVPDWVLAGVLISLVAGGVAMVALSRLGELAGPPGTGRWAVLALLLCPTSVFLFAGYSEALFLAFAIPAWLAARQDRWRLACLLAAGASCVRITGLFLGCALIVEYVAAGRRRAAQAAVAATAGARRPLRVGSAPGGATAVPVGEGEPGAAGEPRAAAGAWWRRAGGGPGWLVVPFVPLVLYSAYQYLRTGDLLAWKHAQEAGWGRTLVWPWESFLTTWEQATADGRFAWAFRMEIAGAVVGVAVLVWLLVLRRWSDVVYVGLQLAALLCSAYYLSIPRSMLLWWPVWIAVGQVAARRPWVMAVYGAVAAPLMVLNTLAFLQGAWAG
- a CDS encoding single-stranded DNA-binding protein, whose translation is MAGDTMITIVGNLVDDPELRFTPTGQAVARFRIASTPRYMDRQTGEWKDGEALFLTCNIWRQAAENVAESLTRGMRVIVYGRLRQRSYETKEGERRTVYEVEVDEVGPSLRNATAKVNKTTRQGGGFGGGPVDDPWATATPAPPGSYGPQGGGGGFGGDLSDEPPF
- a CDS encoding glycosyltransferase family 87 protein, translated to MSETERGTSTVRSDGPRPAVPWSRRLAPYLPFGIFAVLGALLAYLWKAPCRYGGAWNDNAGQFLNFCYTDIYPLWWNERLAEGAVPYFGHPVEYPVGIGFVMELGRRIVGLLHTPTAADPAGGVLFYDVTAFLMAVCLLAGVLLTAALAGPGRRSDALWFALAPGVILTAYINWDLLCGALTLGGLFAWSRRRPLLAGVLLGLAVATKFYPLVLFGALLVLTMRTRLWRPFLTALGGAAGAWLLVNLPIALLAFDGWKRFYVFSEERPADWGSLWYFFQNKNWPILGDPELLDTLGVVSLALLCTGIAVLGLAAPRRPRLAQLCFLVLGAFLLTNKVWSPQFVLWLVPLAVLARPNRGPLVLWQLAEIWYFLAIWLYLVALSPEQEALGISADTYFTAVWARALAVAFLMALVVRDILHPERDLVRQGGVDDPWGGVFDRAEDRFVLDLASGRAVYPAARW
- the rplI gene encoding 50S ribosomal protein L9; its protein translation is MKLILTNEVSGLGAPGDVVEVKDGYGRNYLLPRGYAIRWTRGAESQIASIRKAREARAIRDLGAAQEVAEQLGRLQVKLAMRAGEGGRLFGSVTTKDIVEAVKAAGGPELDRRRIEIGNPIKSLGRHTVSVRLHPEVSANIEIEVVAA
- the rpsR gene encoding 30S ribosomal protein S18, giving the protein MAKPALRKPKKKVCLFCHEKIAYVDYKDTTLLRKFISDRGKIRARRVTGNCTQHQRDVATAIKNAREMALLPYTSTAR
- a CDS encoding deoxyribonuclease IV, encoding MVRIGAHVDQDDPLGQAAERGAEVVQFFLGDPQGWKGPVLPATADAIRASDVDVYIHAPYVINVATANNRIRIPSRKLLAAHLEAAAALGAKGLVVHGGHVGKDDDPQVGFDNWRKVFERMECPIPVLIENTAGGGNAMARKLDRIARLWDALDGFDVGFCLDTCHAHAGGEDLADVVDRVKAITGRIDLIHCNDSRDAFGSGADRHANLGKGTIDPELIVAVCRAAGAPIVVETPGPGQAADIAFLRERLG